The Paenibacillus sp. FSL R7-0345 DNA segment ACAAAATATCCGAGGATGAACACCACTACGACATAGACGGCGGGAAGCGGAATGCCCAGCAAGCTTCCGTTCGCTATATTCGAAAACGCAGGTGTCACCGTACCGATAACTGGCCCGCCGTTGGTGTACCAGAGAGCAACGGCCCGGAAGATCGCCATCGTAGCCAGCGTCGCCATAAAAGGCTCGACCCGGAATTTCGTCAGCACGACTCCGTTGAGCGCACCGACAAGAGCGCCGATCAGGATCACCACCGCCAGAATACCCCACACGCCCAAATGCTGCGTATTGGCGCTGACGACCGCCGTTAAAGCCACAACGGATCCGACCGAAAGATCGATCCCTCCCGTAAGAATTACAAGTGTCATACCAACGGCAATGAGCGCACTTTCCGCACTGTATTGCAGCAAATTCATCAGATTGGCGTACGTCAGGAACTTATCGGACAGGAGTGAACCTACGATCATTAACAGGATGAGGGTTGCCAGCGGGAGATAGCTTCTCCATTTCGCCATATTCATTTCATTTCACCTCCTGCAGTGCGTATTCCATGATCTTCTCTTCGGATGCTTCGTTCCGCTGCAGCTCGCCGGTAATCGTTCCGCCGGAGAAGACAAGAATCCGGTCACACATTCCCAGAAGCTCGGGAAGCTCGGAGGAGACCATGATGAGAGACAGGCCCTGGCTCAGCAGTTTGTTGATTTCCTGGTAAATTTCCATCTTGGCCCCGACATCCACACCACGGGTAGGCTCTTCGAGAATAAGAATTTTATACTTGTCCAGGAGCCAGCGTCCGATAAGCGCCTTCTGCTGGTTGCCTCCGCTGAGAGAGCGGATCGGCGCCTTAATGTTCTTCGGTCTCACCGACAGCTGCTGCACCAATTCATTGGCCTGCCTGCTTTCCTTCGGCTCACTGATCAGACCGAATGTTCTGAACTTGCGCAGCGAAGTAATGGACATATTGGTCCGCACACTTAAATTCAGAAATAACCCTTGCGTCTTACGGTCCTCCGGTACAAATGCAATCCCGTCCGCAATGCACTGCCGCGGATTTTTCGGAACGAACGGCTTGCCGTCCAGCACCATCTTGCCCGAGTAGCCTTTGACCAGCCCGAACAGCACTTTAGTCAAAATATTACCGCCCGAGCCCGCTAATCCGGCAATGCCGAGAATTTCGCGTCTGTTCAGGCTTAAGCTCACATTATGCAGCAGCTCCGGCACATTCAAATCAGAAATCTCCAGCACTTTGTCACCGATCTGTTCCGTATTCACAGGATAATATTCATTCAGCTCCCGCCCGATCATCAGCTGGACGAGCCGCGCTTCATCCGTATCCTTGATATCCATCGTTTTTACATGCTGACCGTCCCTCAGAACGGTAACCCGGTCAGCCATGGCGAAGATTTCCCGCAGCCGGTGAGAGATATAGATAATCGTTACCTTTCTTTTTCTGAGCTCGGCAATCGTCTTGAACAGCACAGCCAGCTCGTCTTCGTTCAGGTTCGCGGAAGGTTCATCCATAATCAGCAGCTCCGCGTTGAACGAGACGGCTCTCGCGATCTCGACCATCTTCCGTTCCGAGATGCTCAGCTCTTCCATTTTCTTATAAGGGTCAATCTTGATGTCAAGATTGTTCAGCAGCTCCCCCGCTTCCTTATACAGCGTCTTCCACTGCAGCAGGGAACCCTTTTGCGGTTCTCTCCCAAGATAAATATTCTCCGCCACCGACAGCGCGGGAATCTCCTGAATTTCCTGAAACAACGTGCTGACCCCGCTCTTCTGCGCCATATAAGGCGACAGGAACTTGACGGACTGGCCTTTAAAATGAACGTTGCCTTCCGAGGGCAAATGAACGCCGGACAATATTTTGATCAGGGTGGATTTGCCGGCCCCGTTCTCGCCGACAATCGCATGGAACTCCCCTTCGCTTATGTTCACGTTAATATCTTTCAGCGCATAATGATTACCGAACTGCTTGGAGATTCCGTCTAATTTAAGGATGACATTATCCATATCGTTCCCTCTTTGTCATATACATGGATTTGTAATTACTTGCGGTTCTTGGAAGCGGAAAAGATGACGGCAGCCAGAATGATGATGCCCAGAATGAACTGCTGAATATAAGGATTCATGTTCAGGAATACGAGCAGATTAAACAGCAGCCCGGCGAGCAGAGCACCTAAAAATGCTCCCCAGATTGTGCCTTTTCCGCCAGATAAGCTGGCTCCGCCTACCACGACGGCAGCGATGGCGCTCAGCTCCATGCCTGTTGCTCCGCTGTTGCCGGACATTGGCTGATAAGCGCCGGTTCTGGAGGCAATCAGCAGGCCCGCTATCGCAGCGAACAATCCGGACAGCGCATAAACGCTCAGCTGCACTTTTTTAACGTTGATGCCCGAGTTATAAGCCGCCACCCTGTTGGACCCTACACTATATATCTGCCGCCCAAAGATCGTTTTGTTCAGCAGAATGAACCCGATGATGTACAACACCAGCATGATAATGACAGGATTGGGAATAGCCCCGATGTACCCCCCGCCAATGGAAAGGAAGCTGTCGCCCGCATCTCCGCTGATGCCTTTGCCTTTCGTCATAAACAACGTGGTTCCGTCGATAATTACCTTGGTTCCTAGCGTTACGATAAATGGCTGCAGCTTGCCGAAGGTAATCAGCATGCCGTTAATGAGACCAAGGAACAAACCCAGTGCCAGGACAACAACCACGATTACGCCAGTCGGCGCCTGCAGCTGAACGAGCATAATGGCCGTTAGACTTACCGCCTGCATCACGGACCCCACCGACAGGTCAATGCCGCCGATCAGTACCGTCAGCAGCATCCCGATTGACACAATCGCCGGATAGGAGATCTGCCGCAGCAGATTTGCGAAGTTATAAGAAGTGAAAAACTCCGGTGAGAAGATTGGAGAGATTAATGTGACTATTACGATAAACAGCAGCAGCAGCGTCTCTTCCTGTTTCAAGAGCGTACGGGCTTTCTGAATGGTTTCCATCTGCCTGATTCCCCTTTATTTAGTGGGACAATGATGGCTTTGCACACTGACGCTTAACTGATGCAAAGCCATCATTGCTTATCTCAAATTTTAATCCTGGTACCAGTTGCAGACATACGGATGATTGGTCAGCGACTCCGGTCCGTCTTTGCGGATTACAACCGTATCTTCTACACGGGTACCGGCATATCCGGGAATGAGCAGAGTAATTTCAAAAGCAATCGTCTGGTTCTCGACCAGAATATCCTGGCTGTCCGGGCCTACTACCGGAATTTCCTCCTCCGGATCCATGCCTGTGGAGTGGGCGCAGCCGCGGCCTTCACCGGCCATATGCGGATAGCCCTCGCGCTTCAGCACTTCGTTGGCAGCCACATCGGCCTCCGCGCCGGTCATGCCCGGTCGCAGAGCGGACATTCCCGCTCTCCATGCTTCCAGGCAGGTATCGAGCAGGCGCTGTTTCTCCGCATCCACCTTGCCGTAAGCTACACCACGCGCCATATCGGACGAATATCCGTTATAACGGCAGCCGATATCGATGAGGATTGTGTCGCCTTTGACAATTTCGCGGTCACGCGGGCGGGCCAGGAAGAAGTCCCCGGAGTTCGGTCCCGACTGGACCATCATGTCGAACGAGACGGTGTCCGCACCGTTCGCGAACATGTGCGCCATCGCTTGACGCGTTACTTCTCTCTCGGTCAGACGTTCGGTGGCGAGCAGCTCGTGGATTTTTTCAATCCCCATGTCCGCCAGCCGGCCGGCTACTTTCATATTACGGATTTCCGTTTCGCTCTTGATCGACTTCAGGTACTCGATAATATTTGTCTTCTGCAGCACTGAGGTTGGATTCAGACTGTCGCGGATCGTCTCATAGAATTCAAGAGCACAATATTTGGAGCCGCTGAGGCCGATTTTGGCGGAATTTCTGCCTTTCTGGAAATCCTTCAGCACATTACCTAGCTCCTGGCGGATGCCTCTTACATCTGAGAACCATGTCTCGTCAGCCGCATAGGATACCAGACTGCCTTCCGCGAACAGCGTAGGTTCGCCGTCAAGCGGGATAAACACCATTGCCGGATAAGGGAACACCCCGTCAAATGCGCGATAGTTGGCTAACCAGCGGACATTGCTCATACGGTACGAGTCTGAATAAACCAGCAGCCCGTCCAGGCCTTCCGCTTCCATTTTCACTCTTGCCTTCTGCAAACGTTCCTTGTACTCGGTTACCGGAATTTCCTGCAATGTGTCTTCAAAACCCATGATGAATTCCTCCTGAATTTATAATTGGATTGGTGCTCTCGGATATGTTTCTTTTAGAACGTTGAATTCGGATCGTAGAAGTTATCAACATTCGACTTGTCGATTACAGGAGAGTCCAGAATCACTCTCTTCTGGATCTCTTTGCCGTTCGCCGCATCGATTGCGAGCTTCACAGCCGTTTCGAAGCTCCATTCATTTTTCACGGACATCATCAGCTCATCTGTATTCTTGATCTTCTCCAGCGCTTCCTTCTGGGAGTCCATACTGACCACCTTGATCTCGCTCATCCGGTTTGCTTTCTTGATGGCTTCAATTGCGCCGAGCGCCATCTCGTCATTCTGGGCGAACACGAAGTCAATCTTGCTGTTGGCCTGCAAAATATTCGTCATCACCTGCATCGCCGGCAGCCGCAGCCATTCTCCGGATTGCTCCGCCACGATCTTGATATCCGGATACTTTTGAATCTCCGGCATGAATCCCTGCGTACGAAGCTGGGAGTTGGTCGACTCGACGACACCGTTGAGGATAACCAGATTGCCCTTTTGGCCCATCTTGTCGGCAATGTACTTCGCTGCCTGCTGGCCCATCGTCACCTCATCCGAAGCAACGAATGTCGTATAAGGAATGCTGTCATCGTCCGGTACGCCGGAGGCCGCGATAATCAGCGGGATGCCCGCTCTTTCCGCTTCCTTGTATGCGGGGTAGATCGCGTTGCCCGACAGGCTGCTCACGATAAGGGCATCGACATTGCGGGCGATCAGGCTCTCGATGTTGGCGATTTCCTTGTTCGCGTCCCCTTGTCCATCTGTCACAATGATCTCAACCCCGAGATCGGCGGCTGCTTTCTTGGCCGTATCTACGTTGGCAATCCGGAACGGGTGATTCATGACCGTCTGCGAGAAACCGATTACAATTTTTCCGTCTCCCGATTTCCCGGATGAATTGGAGCCTTCGGATGTACTGGCCGCTTCTGTCGTGCCTGCATTACCAGCCCCTCCGCCGCATCCAGTAACTGCTATCAGGAGCACTAACAACAATGCCAGTACCGAAGTTTTTTTCTTCATCACTATTCCCCCTGTCATTAATGTTGACCTAACCGCCGTCCTCCTTCCAATGTTTATAGCTTGTTGCCTTGGATTGATTATATAATTAATAACCGCCCGGTTATGGTTGAAAAAAATGACATCAGGGTTGAAAGTTTTGATACCGGAGCGTAAAAAGAGCAAAGCCCAAGCCGTAACAAGGCTTGGGCTTTGCTCTGATGCTGTCTTGAACCTTATCTGCTTGCTCCTGCGTGGGAGTTTTCTCTCTGTAATGGTTTATCATCTACTTCTTCGGATAAACGCCGAAATTACGCATTCACCTTGCCCAGGGCGAATATCTTAAAGGGAAAGTACATTTTTTAAAAAATGAGGCGATTCACTTGGGATACTTTGTTACTGTGGAACCGGGCGTAAGAGTATTTATAGAGGACATCAATCCGACGGGAAATAAAACGATACTTTTTATTCATGGATGGCCGCTAAACCATAACCAGTTCGAATATCAGTTCAATTTCCTTCCTAAGCTCGGATATCGTTGTATCGGAATGGACTGGAGAGGATACGGGAATTCGGATAAACCATTTGCCGGGTACAATTTCGACAGATTAGCGGATGATGTCCGCATGGTCATCGAGGCGTTACAGTTAAGAAACATAACACTTGCAGGACACTCTACCGGGGGCGCGATATCGATTCGTTATATGGCCCGTCACAAAGAGTATGGGGTATCTAAACTCGTCCTGATCGACGCTGCCTCTCCATCTAGCGTTCCGAAAGAATTTACAAATAAAATTATCGAAGATACAAATCATGACCGGCCGCAAATGCTGCAGGACCAAACGGGAAGTTTTTTCTTTCAGTATATTTCCGCACCGAAATCTGATTGGTTCGTTTCAATGGGATTACAAGCCGCGAATTGGGCAACTTCCGCCATTATGGCCACGCTTAGAGATGAAAATGTCTACAACGATCTCGGTCAGATCAATGTACCCACATTAATTATTCACGGAATTCATGATAAGGTCGTTCCGTATACCAAAGCTGAGGAAACAAATAAGCTGATCAAAAATTCGCAGCTGGTTCCGTTCCATTACAGCGGTCATTGCGCCTTTTTGGAGGAGCGCGATAGATTCAACCAATTATTATCCTCTTTTGCATAACGACTCAGATTAGCCGGACTATCGTTCCCATAAGCCCAGTGATTGAGCATGTCAGCCCGTGAGCTTAATGTCTTACAGCCTATTTTCAATATAATGTCCGCCTCAAAAAAAGCCCTGATAATCAAGGTTTTCTTGATCATCAGGGCTAAAATACTTGTGACAAAAAATCGTTACAAACCTGTGCCAAATGACGTTTCAATCGGTGACAAAGTGAGTTACAACTCACATTGGGATGGGTTTATTTGCGGTGGATAACCCCGCTGCCGCATCCCCTCAAACAGCAAAATCGTCGCCGCCATCGCCGCATTCAATGACTCGGCCCGGCCGGCCATCGGGATGATGATGCTTTTGTCGACGAGCGCTGCGGTCTGCAGGGAGATGCCCTTGCCTTCGCTGCCGATCAGCAGCCACTGGCTGCCGCGGAAATCGTGCGTGTAGCAGGAGTCTTCCCCGGTCAGCGAGGTGCTGACCAGCAGCGCTCCGCGCTCGCGCGCCTGCGGCAGAACAACGCCCAGATCTCCCTCCACAACCGGGAGATGGAACATCGAGCCCATCGTGGAACGGATGGTCTTCGGGTTGTACAGGTCGGCGCAGCCTGCGCCGAGAATCACACCGTCTGCGCCGGCGGCATCCGCGCTGCGGATGATTGTACCCACGTTGCCGGGGTCCTGGACACCATCCAGCACGACAACCAGACTGTCCGGCTTCGCCAGGATGGTCTCCACGCCCTGCTGCTCCTTGCGGACAACCGCAAAGACGGGCTGCGGGGTGTTCGTGCTGCTGCATTTGGCGATGACGGCCGCCGAAACGCCGATGACCTCCATGCCCTGCACAGTCTGCAGGTGATCCCGCAGCTCAGACGGCATACCCTTGTCCAGATCGTAGGCGAGTATCTCTACATCCGCTTCCGCCAGCAGCGCCTCCTGCACCAGGTGAATGCCTTCTACAATATATTTACCGGTCTTATCACGGTGCTTTTTCTCCTGCAGTCCGGCCCATTCTTTAACCCGCGTATTTTGCGGTGATAATATTTCCATAAGGTTCTTTCCTTTCACACTTCTCTTAGTTCTTTAATGATAAGCCATCTCCAGCTTCGTGAGGTTATCCTTGTGCCCGACAATAACCAGCACATCGCCGTCAGCCAGCCTGTCCTCAGCTCTTGGGGTAATGTTCATGTCATCGCCCCGGCGGATGGCCATAACGTTGCAGCCGTATTTGGCGCGGATGTCCAGCTCCAGCAGGTTTTTGCCAAGCATCTGCTTCGGCACCTTCATGTCCAGAATACTGTAATCCGGGGATAGCTCAATATAATCAAGGATGTTCGGTGAAGCCAGATGGTGGGCGACCCGCATCCCCATATCCCGCTCAGGATAGATAATTTTATCTGCGCCTATCTTGCTTAGCACCTTGCCGTGCAGCTCATTTTTGGCTTTAACCAGAATCGCCGGCACGCCCAGATCCTTCAGGATCAGCGTGGTCAGAATGCTGGCCTGAATATCTTCCCCGATCGCTACTACCACAACGTCGAAATTGCGGATGCCCAGCGCACGCAGCGCTTCCTCATCGGTGGAATCTGCGGATACGGCATGGGTTACAATACCGGAGATTTCCTGGGTGCGCTGCTCATCGGCATCGATGGCCAGCACGTCGTATCCCATGCCGCTGAGCGCCTTGGCTACACTTGAGCCGAAGCGTCCCATTCCGATAATCGCGTATTGTTTTTTGGCCATGTCCGTGTACCTCCTGCAGCATTTTTCGTCTCAAACAGTATAGCATACGGGCGGGCAAACTTGAATTTTCACTGCAGCCGCAGGGCACATTAGTACAGGGCATTTTGGATGGGGTTCTGCCTGGTGCAGACAGCCTGCTCTGAAGATTGTGCCCCTGAAGCTTTTCATTCTGCAGAAAAAAGGAGGTGCACTATGCCGGTAACCATTGATTTACGCCAGGCGGTTCTGCATAAAGTGCACGGCCAGTCCGAGGAAGACCTGCGTTCCATGATTGAAGGCTCCGTAGACGGGCCGGAAGCCGCGCTTCCCGGACTTGGCGTCGTGTTTGAAATGGTCTGGAAAGATATCGGCAAGGCCAAGCAGGATCATGTCATCGGCCTGCTGCACAGACATCTGGAGGAGATCACCCCAGGATCAGTCACCACTGAGCAGGGCTAGACAGCCAAAAAACCTCCGCATTCCGGCCGTGCAGCGCACAGCCAGAGGCGGAGGTTTTTACCATAATATTAATCTTACCCGGTTAATTTCCGTACACTTAAGGAGCGGTCTCCAGGAACTTCGCAGTCGGATTCTTCTCCATAGCGGTACGCATCGCGTATTCATTTTCGAACAGCACGACATAGTTGCCCTTCTTGTCTGTTACCAGTGTGGAGTTGATCCGGAATTTGCTTGGGTCCGGCTTGTTCTCATCCACAATCCAGCGTGCGAACTGGTAGCTCATCCGCTGAAGCATAACATCCACGCCGTACTCGCCCTTCATCCGGTACTCGAACACCTCGAACTGCAGCTGACCGACAACGCCAAGAATAATATCGTCAAAATTGACCGTACGGAATACCTGGATCATCCCTTCTTCCGTCAGCTGGTCAATCCCTTTTTGGAATTGCTTCGATTTGAGTGCATTTTTGATGCTCACTTTGGAGAAAATCTCCGGTGAGAACGTCGGCAGCTCATCGAACTCCATCTCACCCGCCTGGCTGAGTGTATCGCCAATCCGGAAAATACCCGGGTCAAACAAACCGATAATATCGCCCGGATACGCCTCTTCGACAATATCACGGTCCTGGGCCAGGAACTGCTGCGGCTGGGACAGCTTGATATCCTTGCCCGCCCGCACATGCTTCACGCTCATGCCGCGCTCGAACTTGCCGGATACGATCCGCAGGAATGCGATACGGTCGCGGTGGGCCGGGTTCATGTTGGCCTGGATTTTGAATACATAGCCGGTAAATTTCTGATTGGTCGGCTCAATGGCACCAACCGTACTGCGGCGCGGCTCCGGCTTCGGTGCCAGCTCCAGGAAGTTGTCGAGGAACGTCTGCACGCCGAAGTTGTTGATCGCACTGCCGAAGAAGACCGGAGTCAGCTCGCCGCGCAGTACTTTTTCATAGTCAAAAGCGTCACCCGCCACATCCAGCAGCTCCAGGTCCTGGCACAGCTGGTCATGCAGATATTCTCCGGCCATCTCGCGGATAATCGGATCGTGGTAGCCTTCTACCTTTTGCACCTTGATTACAGAGTGGTCGTCACCCTGGAACAGCTCCACCTGATTCTTCATCCGGTCGTACACGCCGCACAGCTCGCGGCCGCTGCCGATCGGCCAGTTCATCGGTACGGAGCGGATGCCCAGTACATTCTCCAGCTCTTCCATCAGATCGAACGGGCTCTGCCCTTCACGGTCCAGCTTGTTAATGAAGGTAAAAATCGGGATACCGCGCTTGGCGCAGACCTGGAACAGCTTGATTGTCTGTGCCTCCACACCCTTCGCTACGTCAATCAGCATGACCGCACTGTCCGCCGCTGTCAGGGTACGATAGGTGTCCTCACTGAAATCCTGGTGACCTGGAGTATCCAGAATGTTCACCCGGTGATCCAGATAATCAAACTGCATTACGGAAGAGGTTACCGAGATTCCGCGCTGCTTCTCTATTTCCATCCAGTCACTTGTCGCATGCTTGCTTGCTTTGCGGGCTTTAACCGTTCCCGCCAGCCGGATCGCGCCGCCGAACAGCAGCAGCTTCTCCGTTAGTGTTGTTTTACCCGCATCCGGGTGGGAAATGATCGCAAACGTTCTGCGTTTGTCCACTTCCTGTTGCAGTTTCTGATCCGGTGTCATTGCACATATCCCTTCATATATAAATTCATGCTTTACGCTCCTAATACCCGTTCCCTTTCCAGAAAGCATCCTTTAAAGTATATCAAAATTCAGCAGACTTTATCTACAAAAAAGCGGCGGAAGTGAAACAAGTTGTACAAATTTGCTGTTTTTCTGCGTATCCCTTATCTGCTTGCCGTTTCAGCTTCTGTGCGGGCCGTGTCTGTTATAGTATGCCTTCTGCTCAAAAAGAGCAAAACCGCCAGCGAAACCATCAGGCTCACCGCGCCCATCACCCAGATAACAGTATAGCCCAGCCGTTCTGCAGCCAGACCAAGCAGCAGGGTGATTGCGAAGCCCGATAGCGATTTGAGGGCAGATAGCCCTGAGGTGAACGTTGCTCTTTTGCCCCGGGGAATGAAATCCTGCACCCAGGCACTGAATAAGGAGGACTCCAGCCCAAGCCCGAATTCATACAAAACCAGCCCCGCGATGAACACAGCCGGATGTGCAAACAGTCCTGCAAGCAGCAGACCGGAAGCCGAGAGCAGCAGACCGCCGGAAATAATCCGTACCGCCTGCACTTTCCTTTTTGCCAGAAAAGAGCTGCAGAACGAGGACAGGCTGATTACAACCATGAACAAAACCAGCATTCCGCCTAAATAACCCACGGGCAGCCCAAGCTCATTTACACCATACACCTGCCAGCTGAGCAGAAAAGCAAGCAATGCGGCATGGCTAAAGATGCTTTTGAACAGGATAAACCGCATCAGCTTATTTTTCACAAATTCGCCTGTGGTCACATAGACCTCTTTAAAAATACTATCCTCCGTCCGGACGCCATAATTATCGCTGAACCGCAGCCAGGTATACAGACCTAGCCCCATTGCCGCTCCACCCGCTATAGCCACCGGAAGGTATAGATGTATATTGCTGCTTAATGATGCCAATAGTGCCCCTACTACTGCAAAAGCGGACACATATCCGTTCAGTCGCGGCAGTGCAATATTTTTATACTCCTGCATGCCCAGATCCTCAAGCTTATCCAAATACCAGGCCTGCGGCGAGCCGGAAATCAGCGCAACTCCCAGAGACATCACAACCGCAGAAACAATAAACGCTGCCAGATTACCTGCAAAAGCAAATATAGACAATCCCGCCCCCCATATTATAAAACCGATAGCCGTCAGCTTTTTCCTCCCGTACAAGTCCGACAGATTGCCGCTGGGATAATCAAACACCGCAAGGGACAGCGAGGATACCGCGAATACAATACTGATCTGCATCGGGTCAACCCCTCTCATGCTCATCAGAACGATATATACCGCACCATACAGCTTATCAGCCAGATTATAACCGCATAACATCGTTCCCAGAAAAAAACTGTACTGCTTATGCGCCTGCTGTGTCCTTTTCATCAACGAGTGCCCCATTCCTCCAACAGATTTTGTAGGCCTTCAGGCGGCTGACTGCGATCCCCGGATCTTTTCTCTCTACAGTTAATGGGATTATATAGCAAACACGCAGGATTGAAATCCTTTTATTGTAATTTTCATTAAAAATACAAAAAACAGCGATCCCCCTCACCGAGGAACCGCTGTCTGTAATTCTATATAGCTGGTACTAGCTGTTCACACGCCATACCACGTTATCTTCATCCTGTCCATTCACCGGCCACCAATGGAAGCCATCCTGGTCCAGCAGCTGGTCTGCTTCTACCGGTCCCCATGAGCCAGCCGGATAGGAAGCCAGATCACTGTTCTCTTCCTTCCAGGCCTGTGCGATCCGGTCAACAAATGACCAGGCCGACGATACTTCATCCCAACGGGTAAAATAAGTCGAATCGCCGCGTGCCGCATCATGCAGCAGACGCTCGTAGGCTTCCGGTGAATTGATGCCGATCATGCAGCTCTGGCAGAAGTCCATGGCAAGCGGCTGAATTTCCGATTCCGAACCCGGCTTCTTGGCGTTAATCTTCACGTAGATGCCTTCCATCGGATTGACGCGGATCACGAGCAGGTTCGGCTCAAGCTTATGCTTCTGGCCCAGGTATACGTTAGTCGGCATACCCTTGAACTCCACCACTACTTCCGTAGTCTTCACAGGCAGACGCTTGCCGGTACGGATGTAGAAAGGAACGCCCGCCCAGCGGAAGTTGTCTACAAAAATACGCGCTGCAAAATACGTCTCAGTATTGGACTCAGGATCTACTTTATCCTCCTGGCGGTAAGCCGGCAGGCTCTTGCCTTTGTAGAGGCCTTGGGTATACTGTCCGCGCACCACGTTCTCACGTACTTCTTCCGGG contains these protein-coding regions:
- a CDS encoding peptide chain release factor 3; the encoded protein is MTPDQKLQQEVDKRRTFAIISHPDAGKTTLTEKLLLFGGAIRLAGTVKARKASKHATSDWMEIEKQRGISVTSSVMQFDYLDHRVNILDTPGHQDFSEDTYRTLTAADSAVMLIDVAKGVEAQTIKLFQVCAKRGIPIFTFINKLDREGQSPFDLMEELENVLGIRSVPMNWPIGSGRELCGVYDRMKNQVELFQGDDHSVIKVQKVEGYHDPIIREMAGEYLHDQLCQDLELLDVAGDAFDYEKVLRGELTPVFFGSAINNFGVQTFLDNFLELAPKPEPRRSTVGAIEPTNQKFTGYVFKIQANMNPAHRDRIAFLRIVSGKFERGMSVKHVRAGKDIKLSQPQQFLAQDRDIVEEAYPGDIIGLFDPGIFRIGDTLSQAGEMEFDELPTFSPEIFSKVSIKNALKSKQFQKGIDQLTEEGMIQVFRTVNFDDIILGVVGQLQFEVFEYRMKGEYGVDVMLQRMSYQFARWIVDENKPDPSKFRINSTLVTDKKGNYVVLFENEYAMRTAMEKNPTAKFLETAP
- a CDS encoding MFS transporter, producing the protein MKRTQQAHKQYSFFLGTMLCGYNLADKLYGAVYIVLMSMRGVDPMQISIVFAVSSLSLAVFDYPSGNLSDLYGRKKLTAIGFIIWGAGLSIFAFAGNLAAFIVSAVVMSLGVALISGSPQAWYLDKLEDLGMQEYKNIALPRLNGYVSAFAVVGALLASLSSNIHLYLPVAIAGGAAMGLGLYTWLRFSDNYGVRTEDSIFKEVYVTTGEFVKNKLMRFILFKSIFSHAALLAFLLSWQVYGVNELGLPVGYLGGMLVLFMVVISLSSFCSSFLAKRKVQAVRIISGGLLLSASGLLLAGLFAHPAVFIAGLVLYEFGLGLESSLFSAWVQDFIPRGKRATFTSGLSALKSLSGFAITLLLGLAAERLGYTVIWVMGAVSLMVSLAVLLFLSRRHTITDTARTEAETASR